The following nucleotide sequence is from Deltaproteobacteria bacterium.
CCAGATTCACCGTCTCTTCTCCCGTGTTTTGCAGGGTGCGGGCATAAACAAACATGCGCCAGGTAACAATCGCAAAAAGGAGAAAACTGAGGGTGCTGGTACAGAGTTCGATAATGGTCTGTGTCCGCGCTGAGAAAAGCCGGATCAGGATTTCCACGCCCACATGTCCTCTGCTCCTATGGGTGAAGGGAAGTCCCATGCCGATGGCCAAGGTGGTCATGGCCATCACCAGTTCCACGGCGCCCAGGATCGGGTAGCCAAACATCCTTCCGATCACGTCTGCGCAGGTGAGGGCCATCATCCCCACCAAAAAGAAGCTCCCTCCCTTTTTCAAGATATCCGACAGCCAGTCCAAGGCCTTCATCTGTCCATATCCTTTTATTAAAAGGGGGCCGGCATCATGGATCCCGGCCCCATGAGAAATTGCGGCCTATTTGCCTCCCGCGACGTACTTACTGGTGAATTTGCCCTGGGCCGCGTCGTCGAGGCGCTGCTTGACAAAATCAAGCACCTCTTTGCCGGGGAGACCCTTGGCTGACACATCTTTTTCATAGGTGGCCATAACCGGTTGAACCGCTTCCTC
It contains:
- a CDS encoding TRAP transporter small permease, whose protein sequence is MKALDWLSDILKKGGSFFLVGMMALTCADVIGRMFGYPILGAVELVMAMTTLAIGMGLPFTHRSRGHVGVEILIRLFSARTQTIIELCTSTLSFLLFAIVTWRMFVYARTLQNTGEETVNLALPLFIFIYALSFCLIIFTLTIFRDILANIQKLRAR